A window of Deltaproteobacteria bacterium genomic DNA:
AGACTTTAATACTTCAACAAGAAAAGAATTCGGAACAAATGCCTTTTTTCCAAAAATTGAATTTTCAAATTGAAAATTCAGACTTATCAAACTGCTCCACTTTTCATTTTTCCCAGAAGAATCAATGCATTGATAAGTTAACTCTAAAGCGAATTTACCTTTGGAAATATCTGTCCTGTTTTGAAAGTCAATCCACTGATCATTTGCATAATCAGTTACTAGCGAAGGCACAAAGGAATTAGAACAAGGTAATTTTTTTAAAATTTCAAAAGTCAGTACATGGGCCTGAATATTATCAAGCAACATGACTCTGATCTCTTTATTTTTAAAAATAAGCATCTCAATGGACTCTTCATTAAATTTTAAAGGTATATCTGATTTAAATTTAGATACCCAAAAAGCGCTCACTTTTCTGCTAGTTTGAAGACTTTGGTCCCAACTGTTGGTCATTTGAAAAAACAAGGAGCCAAGGACATACTCAATAACTTTATCAACCCCAACGAGTCTTACCAAGGGCTCCAAAAGCCGGTCTGTATTGACATTAATAACAGCTCCCTTTTGATTCGTGGTGCCGACGACTTGGTAGGCCCCTTTGAGGTCTCTTAAAAACAAATTAGGATTCTGAGACGAGGACTGAAATTCAAGACCTGGGTAGATTTTTGAACTATTTATTATATCCAGACCAACTCTTGTTTCGGTAGAATTAAAATGACAGGAATTCTCGGAAATCACACAGGGCTTTAGAAACATATCTCGATTTGAAAAAACAATTTGAAACTTTAATTGAATCAAATTCAAATTAGCAGGCTCCGTTGACTGAGCCAAAGCCCAAAGTGTAAAGAAATAGATAACAACCAATAACTTAACCATCTAAGAATGGTCATAATCCTAGTTAAAATTTTTAGCAATTATTTTTCTTTGTGTTTTAAACACTCTCTTAAGAGGCCTAATGGAACAGTTCTTTTTGAAAAAATTTCCATCATTTCAATCTACGGAAGCAAGCTGATTTTTTGAACTAAAATTTCAGTACTCGATAGAAATTCGAAATGGATATCATAGTCCATGATTCGAACTGCATGCTGAGACCTATAGGGTGAATTTTTTTCTTCCTCAAATCCTCTATAAACTACAGGTCTTGGATCTAGTTTTAAAGTATCTTGAATTAACTTGCGAAAATTTTTTTCTGGATACTTAGTCTCAAAATAAATAAGTTCTTTCTCTGCTTCGGTCGAAAATTTCACTTCAATTTCAAGGACTTTAGCGCTGGCGGCCCAACCAGATTTAGCTTCAGGAAAAGACTCAACGTAAGGCAAGTAGGGCTTGATATCCAGAACGGGAGTTCCATCAATCAAATCTATTTCTTTAATAAAGATAATGCCATTTTCTATTTTTTCCAATTTAACCAGAGATAACCCAATGGGATTTGGGCGATGGGGAGAGCGGGTGGCAAAAACACCTTTTGATTCACCCAACAATCTGGGTGGATGAACCTTGGCGTGAAACCGATGATTTGTGTTTTTGTGAAATAAAAAAATAATCCAAAGATGACTAAATTCTTCCAAGCCCTGTAAGGAAGCTTCAGGTTGAAATTCAGGCTTTAGAATGATTTTAGCACAAGAGTCAGCGACCAGGCCACTTTGTCGAGGCGTTCCGAACTTATCTAAATAGCAGCTTTTGACGTGACCGATAATTTTAAGATCTTCCATTTTGGTTAAAGTTCCATCGTTTTCTTTACTTTCTTATTTCTAAAAAATTTACTTCTTAAAATTACCTGATTTGATCATCAAACCGTCTTTATCTTTAATTAAAATTTCTTTCCCATTAATATCTATGAGTCCTTCGTTT
This region includes:
- the tsaA gene encoding tRNA (N6-threonylcarbamoyladenosine(37)-N6)-methyltransferase TrmO; translation: MEDLKIIGHVKSCYLDKFGTPRQSGLVADSCAKIILKPEFQPEASLQGLEEFSHLWIIFLFHKNTNHRFHAKVHPPRLLGESKGVFATRSPHRPNPIGLSLVKLEKIENGIIFIKEIDLIDGTPVLDIKPYLPYVESFPEAKSGWAASAKVLEIEVKFSTEAEKELIYFETKYPEKNFRKLIQDTLKLDPRPVVYRGFEEEKNSPYRSQHAVRIMDYDIHFEFLSSTEILVQKISLLP